From Cellulomonas chengniuliangii, the proteins below share one genomic window:
- the glmU gene encoding bifunctional UDP-N-acetylglucosamine diphosphorylase/glucosamine-1-phosphate N-acetyltransferase GlmU, with protein sequence MTTPRPAAVIVLAAGEGTRMRSATPKVLHALAGRSMLGHALTAARELDPGRVAVVVRHERDLVAAHARQIDPQVLLADQDDVPGTGRAVQCALSVLDAAAQADAARSAEGLPETGGVAGGVRVEGPIVVLAGDIPLLDGATLAELLAAHTADDNAVTVLTTEVDEPTGYGRVLRDASTGDVTGIVEEKDADAEQRAIREINSSVYVFDSGVLRGALGRLGRDNAQGEVYLTDVLAIAREDGGRVRALRTDDPLLVEGVNDRVQLASLRAELNRRILDDWMRSGVTVVDPATTWVDVDVDLARDVTLLPGTQLHGATSVGEGATVGPDTTLTDVEVAEGATVVRTHGSLAVIGAGATVGPFAYLRPGTVLGANGKIGTFVETKNAQIGAGSKVPHLSYVGDATIGEETNIGAASVFVNYDGVNKHHTTIGSYARTGSDNMFVAPVTIGDGAYTGAGSVIRRDVPPGALGVSSGAQRNIEGWVLRARAGTPAAAAAERALGGQPDELSPQARAERDRAQNASTGPVPTPPPTLPDQPAELPDAPSNTKDSAR encoded by the coding sequence GTGACCACCCCCCGCCCAGCAGCCGTCATCGTCCTCGCCGCCGGCGAGGGCACACGGATGCGTTCGGCGACACCCAAGGTTTTGCACGCTCTGGCTGGCCGCAGCATGCTCGGCCACGCCCTGACCGCCGCTCGAGAGCTCGACCCTGGCCGCGTCGCGGTCGTCGTCCGCCACGAGCGCGATCTCGTCGCGGCTCACGCCCGCCAGATCGACCCGCAGGTGCTGCTCGCCGACCAGGACGACGTCCCGGGCACCGGCCGCGCGGTCCAGTGCGCCCTGTCCGTGCTCGACGCCGCGGCCCAGGCCGACGCCGCGCGTTCCGCCGAGGGGCTGCCGGAGACCGGCGGGGTCGCCGGCGGAGTGCGCGTCGAGGGGCCGATCGTGGTCCTCGCCGGCGACATCCCGCTGCTCGACGGCGCCACCCTCGCCGAGCTCCTCGCCGCCCACACGGCGGACGACAACGCTGTGACGGTGCTCACCACCGAGGTCGACGAGCCCACCGGCTACGGCCGCGTGCTGCGCGACGCCTCGACCGGCGACGTCACGGGCATCGTCGAGGAGAAGGACGCCGACGCCGAGCAGCGCGCCATCCGCGAGATCAACTCCTCGGTGTACGTCTTCGACTCCGGGGTGCTGCGTGGGGCGCTCGGCCGGCTCGGCCGCGACAACGCGCAGGGCGAGGTCTACCTGACCGACGTGCTGGCCATCGCCCGCGAGGACGGCGGCCGGGTGCGCGCGCTGCGCACCGACGACCCGCTGCTCGTCGAGGGCGTCAACGACCGCGTCCAGCTCGCGTCGCTGCGGGCCGAGCTCAACCGCCGCATCCTGGACGACTGGATGCGCTCCGGGGTCACCGTCGTCGACCCGGCCACCACCTGGGTCGACGTGGACGTGGACCTGGCCCGGGACGTCACCCTGCTGCCCGGCACCCAGCTGCACGGCGCCACATCGGTGGGGGAGGGCGCCACGGTGGGCCCCGACACCACGCTGACGGATGTCGAGGTGGCCGAGGGCGCCACGGTAGTGCGCACGCACGGCTCGCTCGCGGTGATCGGCGCGGGCGCCACGGTGGGCCCGTTCGCCTACCTGCGGCCCGGCACCGTCCTGGGAGCCAACGGCAAGATCGGCACGTTCGTCGAGACCAAGAACGCGCAGATCGGCGCCGGCTCGAAGGTGCCCCACCTGTCCTACGTGGGCGACGCCACGATCGGCGAGGAGACGAACATCGGCGCCGCGTCGGTGTTCGTCAACTACGACGGCGTGAACAAGCACCACACGACCATCGGCTCGTACGCCCGCACCGGCTCAGACAACATGTTCGTGGCGCCCGTCACCATCGGCGACGGCGCCTACACCGGCGCGGGCAGCGTCATCCGCCGCGACGTGCCGCCCGGCGCGCTGGGGGTGAGCAGCGGCGCCCAGCGCAACATCGAGGGGTGGGTGCTGCGTGCCCGTGCCGGCACGCCCGCCGCCGCCGCGGCGGAGCGCGCGCTCGGCGGCCAGCCTGACGAGCTCTCCCCGCAGGCGCGGGCCGAGCGCGACCGTGCCCAGAACGCCTCGACCGGGCCTGTGCCCACACCGCCCCCCACGCTGCCCGACCAACCGGCTGAGCTGCCTGACGCACCATCGAACACGAAGGACTCCGCACGATGA
- a CDS encoding beta-glucosidase, giving the protein MEPHLSHVTAAPPAQPHPQRGRPARRLLAALLSVVVLVTGLSAVATSAAAQDEPPWMNTDLTPDERADLLAEAMTLDQKLTLFEGSGSGATAIPELGIPARREIDGASGVVIADAPTTAFPAGYAVASTWNPDLAQAFGRQAGLETHLTGFSGWAAPSTDLVRTPFFGRQFATYGEDPLLGGLMPAAVTTGVNQTNDTNGVYSLPKHYVANNQETQRTTLNAVLDERTLRETYIRQWEILIQAEPGAVMCAFPRVNGTHACENPHLLFDILKGELGYPGWVSSDFNACTTIEAYNLGADVCGPAFPDFATFTAAVEDGTIAPERFENMVHRILRTYFKDGIIDNPPVGSLENPKPATPPLPDDVIAESDQTAYDIAVDGSVLLRNEGQALPLAADDLDSIAVIGEAADRYISGFGSDIVVDPTQVTTMVDGITARAGAGVEVTHVDGADPVRPADLMPGDQPVPSGVLQPSTGDGDGLWAEWFTNSDFSGDPNTSRVEDQVNWGEGLAAVFGGFGYNPTPAPKLPDAFLATPNPSVRWTGTLNPTESGSYQLGLTVLGQVTLWVDDQVVLTADADTIQTVAADLALTAGQSYDIRIDYVADAPNQCCPATSSSIGPAIRLSWVPPSGQASPQIQEAVEAAAAADVAVVIANDYMGESLDRGHLNLFQNMDLLIEAVSEVNPNTVVVLATGAPVELPWLDSVPAVLEAWYPGQAQGRAVAALLFGDEDFSGHLPISWPATEEQVTEGLGLANPYYDVNVPNIDVDYTDGVFVGYRAYGELGIEPLYPFGHGLSYTSFEYSELEVQGPRARQNEGPDTSETGLARVQVTNTGTSTGTEVVQVYNGRLPTDRAETPPQALLGWDLVTLEPGESATVEVPIELYTPEHVLAYWDTEFGYWITPTGTTDLFVGPSSGDIRLASTLEVREPLAPDTTPPNFELTGLTDGGIYGVGGTIDWGLTIDDPTATVVATLDGAPLDLAAPLELWTLDLGQHTVVVTATDPAGNSTTTTYRFYLKTSLRDMDIMLRNFEASGVVDPVDVVALRNTLFSVRALEARGNDAGAVAQLRQMRTQVLGLNLDEAPEAALLRSIDAMIVELGGTPPGAGAAARAQLDNLAVVPEEEADLLRE; this is encoded by the coding sequence ATGGAGCCACATCTGTCCCACGTCACGGCGGCGCCGCCCGCCCAGCCGCACCCACAGCGGGGCCGTCCGGCCCGTCGGCTGCTGGCAGCCCTGCTGAGCGTGGTCGTGCTCGTGACCGGCCTGTCCGCGGTGGCCACGTCCGCCGCCGCACAGGACGAGCCGCCCTGGATGAACACCGACCTGACGCCCGACGAGCGCGCCGACCTGCTCGCCGAGGCGATGACCCTCGACCAGAAGCTCACCCTGTTCGAGGGCAGCGGCAGCGGCGCCACCGCGATCCCCGAGCTGGGCATCCCGGCACGCCGGGAGATCGACGGCGCCTCGGGCGTGGTCATCGCCGACGCGCCGACCACCGCATTCCCGGCCGGCTACGCGGTCGCCTCCACCTGGAATCCGGATCTGGCCCAGGCGTTCGGCCGACAGGCGGGGTTGGAGACGCACCTGACCGGTTTCTCCGGCTGGGCCGCCCCGTCCACCGACCTGGTGCGGACCCCGTTCTTCGGCAGGCAGTTCGCCACCTACGGCGAGGACCCGCTCCTGGGCGGCCTCATGCCCGCCGCAGTCACCACCGGTGTCAACCAGACGAACGACACCAACGGCGTGTACTCGCTGCCGAAGCACTACGTGGCGAACAACCAGGAGACGCAGCGCACCACGCTCAACGCCGTGCTGGACGAGCGCACCCTGCGGGAGACGTACATCCGGCAGTGGGAGATCCTCATCCAGGCGGAGCCCGGCGCGGTCATGTGCGCGTTCCCCCGGGTCAACGGCACGCACGCGTGCGAGAACCCCCACCTGCTGTTCGACATCCTCAAGGGCGAGCTCGGGTATCCCGGCTGGGTGTCCTCGGACTTCAACGCCTGCACGACCATCGAGGCGTACAACCTGGGCGCCGACGTGTGCGGCCCTGCCTTCCCCGACTTCGCGACCTTCACAGCAGCGGTCGAGGACGGCACGATCGCGCCGGAGCGCTTCGAGAACATGGTGCACCGCATCCTGCGGACGTACTTCAAGGACGGCATCATCGACAACCCGCCCGTGGGCAGCCTCGAGAACCCGAAGCCCGCGACGCCACCGCTTCCCGACGACGTCATCGCGGAGAGCGACCAGACGGCGTACGACATCGCCGTCGACGGCTCCGTGCTGCTGCGCAACGAGGGCCAGGCGCTGCCGCTCGCGGCGGACGACCTGGACTCGATCGCCGTGATCGGCGAGGCCGCCGACCGGTACATCAGCGGTTTCGGCAGCGACATCGTGGTCGACCCCACGCAGGTGACCACGATGGTCGACGGCATCACCGCTCGGGCGGGCGCCGGGGTGGAAGTCACCCACGTCGACGGCGCGGACCCGGTGCGCCCGGCCGACCTCATGCCCGGGGACCAACCGGTGCCCTCCGGCGTGCTGCAGCCGTCCACCGGCGACGGCGACGGGCTCTGGGCCGAGTGGTTCACCAACTCGGACTTCAGCGGCGACCCCAACACCTCCCGAGTCGAGGACCAGGTGAACTGGGGCGAAGGGCTCGCCGCGGTGTTCGGCGGATTCGGCTACAACCCCACTCCGGCGCCGAAGCTGCCGGACGCGTTCCTCGCCACGCCGAACCCCTCGGTCCGGTGGACCGGCACGCTGAACCCGACAGAGTCCGGCTCCTACCAGCTGGGCCTGACCGTGCTGGGGCAGGTCACGCTGTGGGTCGACGACCAGGTGGTGCTGACCGCCGACGCCGACACGATCCAGACAGTGGCCGCCGACCTCGCGCTCACCGCGGGGCAGAGCTACGACATCCGGATCGACTATGTCGCAGACGCGCCCAACCAGTGCTGCCCCGCGACGAGCTCGAGCATCGGACCGGCGATCCGGCTCTCGTGGGTCCCGCCCAGCGGACAGGCGTCACCGCAGATCCAGGAGGCGGTCGAGGCGGCGGCGGCGGCCGACGTCGCGGTCGTCATCGCGAACGACTACATGGGCGAGTCGCTCGACCGCGGCCACCTCAACCTGTTCCAGAACATGGACCTGCTCATCGAGGCCGTGTCCGAGGTCAATCCGAACACCGTGGTCGTGCTCGCCACGGGCGCGCCGGTGGAACTGCCCTGGCTGGACAGCGTTCCCGCGGTGCTGGAGGCCTGGTACCCCGGGCAGGCGCAGGGACGTGCCGTCGCGGCGCTGCTCTTCGGTGACGAGGACTTCTCCGGACACCTGCCCATCTCGTGGCCGGCGACCGAGGAGCAGGTCACCGAGGGCCTCGGCCTGGCGAACCCGTACTACGACGTCAACGTCCCGAACATCGACGTCGACTACACCGACGGCGTCTTCGTCGGGTACCGGGCGTACGGCGAGCTCGGCATCGAACCGCTCTACCCGTTCGGCCACGGCCTGTCGTACACGTCGTTCGAGTACAGCGAGCTCGAGGTCCAAGGGCCCCGCGCACGTCAGAACGAGGGGCCGGACACCTCCGAGACCGGGCTGGCGCGCGTCCAGGTGACGAACACCGGGACGTCCACCGGCACCGAGGTGGTGCAGGTGTACAACGGCAGGCTGCCCACCGACCGCGCGGAGACACCGCCGCAGGCGCTCCTCGGGTGGGACCTGGTGACGCTCGAACCCGGCGAGTCCGCCACGGTCGAGGTGCCGATCGAGCTCTACACACCCGAGCACGTGCTGGCGTACTGGGACACGGAGTTCGGCTACTGGATCACCCCCACCGGGACGACCGACCTGTTCGTCGGCCCGTCGTCCGGCGACATCAGGCTCGCCAGCACGCTCGAGGTCCGCGAGCCGCTGGCGCCCGACACCACCCCGCCGAACTTCGAGCTCACCGGGCTGACCGACGGCGGGATCTACGGCGTGGGCGGCACGATCGACTGGGGACTGACGATCGACGACCCGACGGCCACCGTCGTCGCGACGCTCGACGGCGCCCCGCTCGACCTCGCGGCCCCGCTGGAGCTGTGGACCCTGGACCTCGGCCAGCACACGGTGGTCGTGACCGCAACGGACCCGGCGGGCAACTCGACGACCACGACGTACCGGTTCTACCTCAAGACATCGCTGCGGGACATGGACATCATGCTGCGGAACTTCGAGGCCTCCGGTGTCGTCGATCCCGTGGACGTGGTCGCCCTGCGCAACACCCTCTTCAGCGTCCGCGCCCTCGAGGCGCGGGGCAACGACGCGGGCGCCGTGGCCCAGCTGCGGCAGATGCGGACCCAGGTGCTGGGCCTCAACCTCGATGAGGCTCCCGAGGCGGCGCTCCTGCGCAGCATCGACGCCATGATCGTCGAGCTCGGCGGCACCCCGCCGGGCGCCGGGGCGGCTGCGCGGGCACAACTCGACAACCTGGCCGTCGTGCCGGAGGAGGAGGCCGACCTGCTCCGGGAGTGA
- a CDS encoding MarR family winged helix-turn-helix transcriptional regulator, with product MERPVTGRPAADVATHDPAGVHDEVDRIVEAWERERPDLDVTPLTVLSRVSRLSRHLDLARRAVFARHGLETWEFDVLSALRRAGAPYRLSPGALLTQTLVTSGTMTNRIDRLTQRGFVSRLPSPDDRRGVLVELADLGRTRVDGALADLLDEERTLLAGLPDEDRIRLADLLRSVVAPFDAH from the coding sequence ATGGAGCGGCCGGTGACCGGGCGACCGGCGGCGGACGTCGCGACGCACGACCCGGCCGGGGTGCATGACGAGGTCGACCGCATCGTCGAGGCGTGGGAGCGGGAGCGACCCGACCTGGACGTCACCCCGCTGACCGTGCTGTCCCGGGTGAGCCGGCTGTCGCGGCACCTGGACCTGGCCCGGCGGGCGGTCTTCGCACGGCACGGCCTCGAGACGTGGGAGTTCGACGTCCTCTCCGCCCTGCGTCGGGCGGGGGCGCCCTACCGCCTGTCCCCCGGCGCCCTGCTCACACAGACCCTCGTGACCAGCGGCACGATGACCAACCGCATCGACCGGCTCACGCAGCGCGGGTTCGTCTCGCGGCTGCCCTCCCCCGACGACCGCCGCGGGGTGCTCGTCGAGCTCGCGGACCTGGGCCGGACCCGCGTGGACGGCGCCCTGGCCGACCTGCTCGACGAGGAGCGCACACTGCTCGCCGGGCTCCCCGACGAGGACCGCATCCGCCTCGCGGACCTGCTGCGCAGCGTCGTCGCCCCGTTCGACGCGCACTGA
- a CDS encoding ABC-F family ATP-binding cassette domain-containing protein produces MAHLLGADSVSLTLGTRTLLDEVSLGLDDGMRVGVVGPNGAGKSTLLRVLAGLQSPDAGRVTRAGGVRVAMLDQRDELPPGKTVRDLVHGDADEHTWATDPRIRSVHAGLLGDLSLEEDVANLSGGQRRRVALAALLVRDDEVLALDEPTNHLDVEGVAWLAEHLADRYARTNGALVVVTHDRWFLDAVCTRMWEVNDGAVEGYEGGYAAYVLARAERARTSAVTEEKRQNLLRKELAWLRRGAPARTSKPKFRIDAATELIADEPAPRDQLELTRMATSRLGKDVLDLEDVTVRFDEPATADAPAVRGRALLDDVTWRLGPGDRYGVVGVNGAGKTTLLRLLAGRLEPTSGRVKRGKTVQVAELTQDVEDLDEVADLRVVEVIEQEKRTVVAGGKELTAAQLVERLGFTKDRARTPVRDLSGGERRRLQLLRLLVGEPNVLLLDEPTNDLDTDTLAALEDLLDGWPGTLIVVSHDRYLLERVCDRQVALLGDGAIRDLPGGVEQYLELRRSASDAPRPATGPAASAPSTAAGDAAPAASAADQRAARKEVQRVERRLGKIAELEARLHEKMAAQATDHQAVQQLDTELRALAEERDALEELWLAAAETAG; encoded by the coding sequence ATGGCCCACCTGCTCGGAGCGGACTCCGTGTCCCTCACGCTCGGCACCCGCACGCTGCTCGACGAGGTCAGCCTGGGGCTCGACGACGGCATGCGCGTCGGGGTGGTCGGCCCCAACGGCGCCGGCAAGTCCACCCTGCTGCGGGTGCTGGCCGGGCTGCAGTCGCCCGACGCGGGCCGGGTGACCCGCGCCGGCGGTGTCCGGGTCGCCATGCTCGACCAGCGCGACGAGCTGCCGCCGGGCAAGACGGTGCGCGACCTGGTGCACGGCGACGCGGACGAGCACACGTGGGCCACCGATCCCCGCATCCGCTCGGTGCACGCCGGGCTGCTCGGCGACCTGTCACTCGAGGAGGACGTCGCGAACCTGTCGGGCGGCCAGCGCCGGCGGGTGGCGCTCGCCGCGCTGCTGGTGCGCGACGACGAGGTGCTGGCGCTCGACGAGCCCACCAACCACCTCGACGTCGAGGGGGTCGCGTGGCTCGCGGAGCACCTGGCCGACCGCTACGCGCGGACCAACGGCGCGCTCGTGGTCGTGACCCACGACCGGTGGTTCCTCGACGCGGTGTGCACGCGCATGTGGGAGGTCAACGACGGCGCCGTCGAGGGCTACGAGGGCGGGTATGCCGCGTACGTCCTGGCGCGCGCAGAGCGGGCCCGCACCTCGGCCGTCACCGAGGAGAAGCGGCAGAACCTGCTGCGCAAGGAGCTCGCCTGGCTGCGCCGCGGCGCGCCGGCGCGCACCTCGAAGCCGAAGTTCCGGATCGACGCGGCGACCGAGCTGATCGCCGACGAGCCGGCGCCCCGCGACCAGCTCGAGCTGACCCGGATGGCCACGAGCCGGCTCGGCAAGGACGTGCTGGACCTCGAGGACGTCACCGTCCGGTTCGACGAGCCGGCCACGGCCGACGCTCCCGCCGTGCGCGGCCGCGCGCTGCTGGACGACGTCACCTGGCGGCTCGGGCCTGGGGACAGGTACGGGGTCGTGGGCGTCAACGGCGCGGGGAAGACGACGCTGCTCCGGCTGCTCGCCGGGCGGCTGGAGCCCACGTCCGGCAGGGTCAAGCGGGGCAAGACGGTGCAGGTGGCCGAGCTCACGCAGGATGTGGAGGACCTCGACGAGGTCGCCGACCTGCGCGTGGTCGAGGTGATCGAGCAGGAGAAGCGCACCGTGGTGGCCGGCGGCAAGGAGCTGACGGCGGCCCAGCTGGTGGAGCGGCTCGGCTTCACCAAGGACCGTGCGCGCACGCCGGTGCGGGACCTCTCGGGCGGGGAGCGCCGCCGCCTGCAGCTGCTGCGCCTGCTGGTGGGCGAGCCGAACGTGCTGCTGCTCGACGAGCCGACCAACGACCTCGACACGGACACCCTCGCGGCGCTCGAGGACCTGCTCGACGGCTGGCCCGGCACGCTCATCGTCGTCTCCCACGACCGCTACCTGCTGGAGCGGGTGTGCGACCGGCAGGTGGCGTTGCTGGGCGATGGCGCGATCCGCGACCTGCCCGGCGGGGTCGAGCAGTACCTCGAGCTGCGGCGCTCCGCCTCCGACGCGCCGCGGCCGGCGACCGGCCCGGCGGCGTCCGCCCCGAGCACCGCGGCGGGCGACGCCGCCCCCGCGGCGAGCGCGGCCGATCAGCGCGCGGCCCGCAAGGAGGTGCAGCGCGTCGAGCGGAGGCTCGGCAAGATCGCCGAGCTCGAGGCCCGCCTGCACGAGAAGATGGCCGCGCAGGCCACCGACCACCAGGCCGTCCAGCAGCTCGACACCGAGCTGCGGGCCCTCGCCGAGGAGCGCGACGCGCTCGAGGAGCTGTGGCTGGCGGCGGCGGAGACCGCCGGGTAG
- a CDS encoding ribose-phosphate diphosphokinase has translation MTGIVSPDGERRLVLISGRAHTDLAASVAEALGSELVPTTAYDFANGEIYVRFGESIRGSDAFVLQSHAAPINQWIMEQLLMVDALKRASAKTITVVAPFYGYARQDKKHRGREPISARLMADLFKTAGADRLMSVDLHAAQIQGFFDGPVDHLWAMPILTEYVRTRVDTSNVTVVSPDAGRIRVAEQWAAKLGGGPLAFVHKTRDISRPNRTVANRVVGDVEGRSCVLVDDLIDTGGTIAGAVRVLLEAGAKDVIIAATHGVLSDPAVDRLQQCGAREVIVTDTLPIPEDRRFENLTVLSIAPLLARAIREVFDDGSVTSLFDGQA, from the coding sequence ATGACCGGGATCGTCTCCCCCGACGGTGAACGGAGGCTCGTCCTCATCTCTGGTCGAGCCCACACCGACCTCGCCGCCTCCGTCGCCGAGGCGCTGGGAAGCGAGCTCGTCCCCACGACCGCGTACGACTTCGCGAACGGCGAGATCTACGTCCGCTTCGGCGAGTCGATCCGTGGCTCGGACGCGTTCGTCCTGCAGAGCCACGCGGCTCCGATCAACCAGTGGATCATGGAGCAGCTGCTCATGGTCGACGCCCTCAAGCGCGCGTCGGCCAAGACGATCACCGTGGTCGCGCCGTTCTACGGGTACGCCCGCCAGGACAAGAAGCACCGTGGCCGCGAGCCCATCTCGGCCCGCCTCATGGCCGACCTGTTCAAGACGGCCGGCGCCGACCGGCTGATGAGCGTGGACCTGCACGCCGCGCAGATCCAGGGCTTCTTCGACGGCCCCGTCGACCACCTGTGGGCCATGCCGATCCTCACCGAGTACGTGCGGACGCGGGTCGACACCTCCAACGTGACCGTCGTCTCCCCGGACGCCGGCCGCATCCGGGTCGCCGAGCAGTGGGCGGCCAAGCTCGGCGGCGGGCCGCTCGCGTTCGTGCACAAGACCCGCGACATCTCGCGCCCGAACCGGACCGTCGCGAACCGCGTGGTCGGTGACGTCGAGGGGCGCAGCTGTGTGCTCGTCGACGACCTGATCGACACCGGCGGCACCATCGCCGGCGCCGTGCGGGTGCTGCTCGAGGCCGGGGCGAAGGACGTCATCATCGCCGCGACCCACGGGGTGCTCTCCGACCCCGCCGTCGACCGCCTGCAGCAGTGCGGCGCCCGTGAGGTGATCGTCACGGACACCCTCCCGATCCCCGAGGACCGCCGGTTCGAGAACCTGACGGTCCTGTCCATCGCGCCGCTCCTGGCGCGCGCCATCCGCGAGGTCTTCGACGACGGCTCCGTCACGTCGTTGTTCGACGGCCAGGCCTAG
- a CDS encoding TetR/AcrR family transcriptional regulator — MTGVERREQLVDVSRVLFAEKGFDGTSVEEIASRAKVSKPVVYEHFGGKEGIYAVVVDREIQHLTSALTSALDGGGHPKVLVERMALTLLTYIETSTDGFQILVRDSPVAQATGTFSSLIGDVATQVEHILANEFKKRGLDPKAAPIYSQMLVGMVALTGQYWLDARSPDKAEVAAHLVNLAWNGLSSLERRPTLTRET; from the coding sequence ATGACCGGGGTGGAACGACGAGAGCAGCTGGTCGACGTCAGCCGGGTGCTGTTCGCGGAGAAGGGCTTCGACGGGACGAGCGTCGAGGAGATCGCCTCCCGGGCCAAGGTGTCCAAGCCGGTCGTGTACGAGCACTTCGGCGGCAAGGAGGGCATCTACGCCGTGGTCGTGGACCGGGAGATCCAGCACCTGACGAGCGCGCTGACCTCGGCCCTGGACGGTGGCGGGCACCCCAAGGTGCTGGTCGAGCGGATGGCACTGACGCTGCTCACCTACATCGAGACCTCGACCGACGGCTTCCAGATCCTGGTGCGGGACTCCCCCGTCGCCCAGGCCACCGGCACGTTCTCGAGCCTCATCGGGGACGTCGCCACGCAGGTCGAGCACATCCTGGCCAACGAGTTCAAGAAACGGGGCCTGGACCCGAAGGCGGCGCCGATCTACTCGCAGATGCTGGTCGGCATGGTGGCGCTCACCGGCCAGTACTGGCTGGACGCGCGCAGCCCCGACAAGGCCGAGGTCGCGGCCCACCTGGTGAACCTGGCCTGGAACGGGCTCTCGAGCCTGGAGCGCCGCCCGACGCTGACGAGGGAGACGTGA
- the pth gene encoding aminoacyl-tRNA hydrolase — MSEGPWLIVGLGNPGPQYACNRHNVGQMVLDELARRTGATFGSRGGLLSRRPQAAVAESRLGVLPGGAPGPRVVLAKPTTFMNVSGGPVASLAQYYGVPAERVVMVHDELDIPFAEIKLKIGGGEGGHNGLRDTTKALGTKDYVRVRVGVGRPPGRMDPADYVLRDFTGPERKDLPWLVDAAADAVELVVTEGLERAQLKYHTRA; from the coding sequence ATGTCGGAGGGACCCTGGCTCATCGTGGGGCTCGGCAACCCGGGCCCGCAGTACGCGTGCAACAGGCACAACGTGGGGCAGATGGTGCTCGACGAGCTGGCCCGGCGCACCGGGGCCACCTTCGGCTCCCGTGGCGGACTGCTCTCGCGTCGCCCGCAGGCGGCGGTGGCCGAGTCCCGGCTCGGCGTGCTGCCCGGCGGCGCCCCCGGACCGCGCGTGGTGCTGGCGAAGCCCACGACGTTCATGAACGTCTCCGGCGGCCCGGTCGCCTCCCTGGCCCAGTACTACGGCGTGCCAGCCGAGCGGGTGGTCATGGTCCACGACGAGCTCGACATCCCGTTCGCCGAGATCAAGCTGAAGATCGGCGGCGGGGAGGGCGGCCACAACGGCCTGCGTGACACGACCAAGGCGCTCGGCACCAAGGACTACGTGCGGGTGCGCGTGGGCGTCGGCCGACCACCGGGGCGGATGGACCCCGCGGACTACGTGCTGCGGGACTTCACGGGGCCGGAGCGCAAAGACCTGCCCTGGCTGGTCGACGCCGCGGCCGACGCCGTCGAGCTGGTCGTGACGGAGGGGCTCGAGCGGGCACAGCTCAAGTACCACACCCGCGCGTAG
- a CDS encoding 50S ribosomal protein L25/general stress protein Ctc, whose translation MSEVKLVATARSEFGKGAARRLRRANQIPAVLYGHGTDPLHVTLPGHETMLALKHANALFAIELDGEKTLAIAKDVQREPVRNIIEHVDLLIVKKGEKVSVEVHVVVVGEPVPGTIHVFDLQTLALEAEATNLPEEIEVDVTGVPAGQIIFARDVKLPEGAVLVTDPDAAIISVTSPHVSAADIANDAAVAEMSAAQSAESAAEKA comes from the coding sequence GTGTCCGAGGTCAAGCTCGTCGCCACCGCCCGTTCCGAGTTCGGCAAGGGGGCGGCGCGCCGCCTGCGCCGCGCGAACCAGATCCCCGCCGTCCTGTACGGGCACGGCACCGACCCGCTGCACGTGACCCTCCCGGGCCACGAGACGATGCTCGCGCTGAAGCACGCCAACGCGCTCTTCGCGATCGAGCTCGACGGTGAGAAGACCCTCGCGATCGCCAAGGACGTGCAGCGCGAGCCGGTCCGCAACATCATCGAGCACGTCGACCTGCTCATCGTGAAGAAGGGCGAGAAGGTCTCCGTCGAGGTCCACGTCGTCGTCGTGGGCGAGCCCGTGCCCGGCACGATCCACGTCTTCGACCTGCAGACCCTGGCGCTCGAGGCCGAGGCCACGAACCTGCCCGAGGAGATCGAGGTGGACGTGACCGGCGTGCCGGCCGGCCAGATCATCTTCGCCCGCGACGTGAAGCTGCCCGAGGGCGCCGTGCTCGTCACGGACCCCGACGCCGCGATCATCTCCGTCACGTCGCCGCACGTCTCCGCGGCCGACATCGCGAACGACGCCGCCGTCGCCGAGATGTCCGCCGCGCAGTCGGCGGAGTCCGCGGCTGAGAAGGCCTGA